A genomic stretch from Anopheles nili chromosome X, idAnoNiliSN_F5_01, whole genome shotgun sequence includes:
- the LOC128729310 gene encoding coactosin-like protein: MSDSVEVEQMAEAKPRKMALPTSLDKDAIREAYEDVRSNLSDHEWAVFKFDGLKIVCSAKGQGFQEFCGEFQNDERAFGYIRIQMGDEMSKRSKFLFLTWIGPEVGVMQRAKMSTDKSIIKDVINNFAVELQVETSADLDLEMFKAHLNKAGGANYGTGVRDL, from the exons ATGGCGCTGCCAACGTCGCTGGACAAGGATGCAATCCGGGAGGCATACGAGGACGTCCGCTCGAACCTGAGCGACCACGAATGGGCCGTGTTCAAGTTCGACGGCCTTAAGATCGTCTGCTCAGCCAAGGGCCAGGGTTTCCAGGAGTTCTGTGGCGAGTTCCAGAACGACGAGCGCGCCTTCGGCTACATCCGGATACAGATGGGCGACGAGATGTCGAAGCGCAGCAAATTTCTCTTCCTCACTTGGATCGGACCGGAAGTGGGCGTGATGCAGCGCGCCAAGATGTCCACCGACAAGTCGATCATCAAGGACGTGATCAAT AACTTCGCCGTGGAGCTGCAGGTCGAGACGAGCGCGGATCTGGATCTGGAGATGTTTAAGGCACACCTGAACAAAGCCGGTGGAGCTAACTATGGAACTGGCGTGCGGGACCTGTAA
- the LOC128729100 gene encoding 28S ribosomal protein S29, mitochondrial: MNNKIWHAANRVWCGEFARNISLYASDYNISTALKVPPKLEEFRTIQPVVKHRRETCGRFYTIPATDKKQLFNHGGLPKNYEKLAKTWNEFCLMVRPPAVEIMEYIEQTNFNRGINRFVLYGEDGAGKSLTLAHLMHYGYQQEYMLLHVPWVPNWMKRAKETANSTTNEGTLDLPLDGAAWLTHFKNQNTPLLAKLGLTVSRDYVWSKRETTPAGAPLMALIEHGISRAKFSCDAIAALLQELKQHSCAGRTRTMVLIDGFNAFFHPHTRILTENKMRISPDRISLTKAFLDITRNDWTNGVCVLTVDRLAVTEDRMASCLPMYLLYREGFEHLDPFIPVRVNNYDEAEFHSCIQYYLDRKWIQTTMPGFEEELKMLSCRNPYQLMQLSASL; encoded by the coding sequence ATGAACAATAAGATATGGCATGCTGCGAATCGGGTGTGGTGTGGAGAATTTGCGCGGAACATTTCGCTTTACGCGTCGGATTATAACATTAGCACCGCCTTGAAAGTACCACCGAAGCTCGAAGAATTCCGCACAATTCAGCCAGTGGTCAAACACAGACGTGAGACCTGCGGTCGATTTTACACAATACCGGCCACTGACAAAAAGCAACTTTTCAACCATGGAGGGCTGCCGAAAAACTACGAGAAGCTAGCCAAAACCTGGAATGAGTTTTGCCTCATGGTGCGACCTCCGGCGGTGGAAATCATGGAGTACATCGAACAGACCAATTTTAACCGTGGAATTAACCGGTTCGTGTTATACGGCGAAGACGGTGCAGGAAAATCACTCACTTTGGCGCATCTGATGCACTACGGCTACCAGCAGGAATACATGTTGTTGCACGTGCCATGGGTGCCCAACTGGATGAAGCGTGCGAAGGAAACTGCCAATTCAACCACGAACGAGGGCACTCTGGATTTGCCATTGGACGGTGCCGCCTGGTTGACTCACtttaaaaaccaaaacacaccACTACTGGCCAAGCTCGGTCTCACCGTGAGCCGTGACTACGTTTGGTCAAAGCGCGAAACGACACCGGCCGGTGCGCCCTTAATGGCTCTGATCGAGCACGGTATTAGCCGGGCAAAGTTTTCCTGCGACGCCATTGCGGCCTTGCTGCAGGAGCTGAAACAGCACTCGTGCGCTGGCCGCACCCGGACGATGGTCCTGATCGATGGCTTTaatgcgtttttccaccctcacacGCGTATATTGACCGAGAATAAGATGCGCATCTCGCCGGATAGGATCAGCCTGACCAAGGCGTTCCTTGACATCACCCGTAACGACTGGACGAATGGCGTATGTGTGCTGACGGTGGACAGGTTAGCGGTAACCGAAGATCGCATGGCCTCCTGTCTGCCGATGTATTTGCTTTACCGTGAGGGTTTCGAGCACCTTGATCCGTTTATACCGGTGCGCGTCAACAACTACGATGAGGCGGAATTTCACAGCTGCATCCAGTACTACCTTGACCGGAAATGGATCCAGACAACCATGCCGGGCTTTGAGGAGGAGCTGAAGATGCTGAGCTGCCGAAACCCATACCAATTGATGCAGCTGAGCGCATCGCTGTAG
- the LOC128728746 gene encoding phosphatidylinositol-3-phosphatase SAC1, producing MELRIFDDMNLYITPSRLYIQPVESEQYVIIERPDGATSLHTAESKEQLPIHGYELRKICGVLGMIRLISGLHLVVVTHRIFVGLIDNEPVWQMAGSDLIPLSPTLTHLSEEQKEQNSTYLSMMRQVLETPFFYFSYGYDLTNSLQRGKTSGGGENGNFYAKSDKRFVWNEGLLDKIFVIDLQRYVLPIIHGFVSINDVTINGQPLTWILISRRSIQHAGTRLFCRGINSNGEVANYVETEQILISSQDRVSFVQTRGSIPLFWHQTPNLQYKPRPQLLTGRDHLIACSRHFDEQCKRYGPQVLINLIDHKGAEDVLEKAYDATISTLDNPNLTYVSFDFHQECKKMRYDRLSLLISRIAKDQDNFGMFHANEDGTVRSLQRGVFRTNCIDCLDRTNVVQSLIAKRSLEQALELLGIFKFGVKRIDPSSQFESIFKAVWADNADLISVQYSGTGALKTDFTRTGKRTFKGLLRDGLNSLTRYIKNNFNDGFRQDSIELFLGSYSVREGEGLAFPSPLANTNTTVDWRKRTILATVLFEIAMFFVVMLYPQEYTFKTGVLLMVWGMMVGLTKRFCVKHRNDFVDLPKLLPKK from the exons ATGGAGCTCCGAATTTTCGATGATATGAATCT ttacattacgccgagcagATTGTACATTCAGCCTGTCGAATCGGAACAATACGTTATCATCGAACGTCCGGATGGAGCTACATCTTTACACA CAGCAGAGAGCAAGGAACAACTCCCGATTCATGGGTACGAGCTGCGGAAAATATGTGGTGTCCTCGGCATGATCAGACTGATCAGTGGTCTGCATCTTGTGGTGGTAACGCATCGTATTTTCGTAGGGTTGATCGATAACGAGCCGGTTTGGCAGATGGCTGGTTCTGATCTAATTCCGCTATCGCCCACTTTGACTCATTTGAGTGAGGAGCAGAAGGAACAGAACAGCACCTACTTGTCGATGATGCGACAGGTGTTGGAGACTCCCTTTTTCTACTTCTCGTACGGGTACGATCTGACCAATTCATTACAGCGCGGCAAAACTAGTGGCGgcggagaaaatggaaatttctaCGCGAAGAGTGACAAACGCTTCGTTTGGAACGAAGGATTATTGGATAAAATTTTCGTGATTGATCTGCAAAGATATGTGCTACCGATTATCCACGGAT tCGTATCCATCAATGACGTGACGATTAACGGACAACCGCTCACTTGGATTTTGATCTCTCGTCGCTCGATACAGCATGCCGGCACACGGCTGTTCTGTCGCGGCATCAATAGCAACGGCGAGGTAGCCAACTATGTGGAGACGGAGCAGATCCTGATCTCTAGTCAGGACCGGGTGTCGTTCGTTCAAACGCGTGGCAGCATTCCGCTGTTTTGGCACCAAACGCCAAACTTGCAGTACAAACCACGACCTCAACTGCTGACTGGTCGGGACCATTTGATCGCGTGCTCGCGACATTTCGACGAGCAATGCAAACGGTACGGTCCGCAAGTGTTGATCAACTTGATCGACCATAAGGGAGCTGAGGATGTGTTGGAGAAAGCGTACGATGCGACCATCTCTACGCTGGATAATCCGAATCTGACATACGTGTCGTTCGACTTCCACCAGGAGTGTAAGAAGATGAGGTACGATCGGCTCAGCTTGCTTATTTCGCGCATTGCCAAAGACCAGGACAACTTCGGCATGTTCCACGCCAACGAGGACGGGACGGTGCGTTCTCTCCAGAGAGGTGTCTTCCGTACGAACTGCATCGACTGTCTTGACCGTACGAACGTGGTCCAGAGTTTGATCGCAAAACGTAGCCTAGAGCAAGCGCTCGAGCTACTtggtatttttaaatttggtGTAAAACGAATAGATCCTTCCTCACAATTCGAGAGTATCTTTAAGGCG GTGTGGGCAGATAACGCCGACCTCATTTCGGTGCAATATTCCGGCACAGGTGCGTTGAAAACCGACTTCACCCGTACCGGCAAGCGTACATTCAAGGGCTTGTTACGCGACGGTCTGAACTCTCTTACTCGGTACATAAAGAACAATTTCAACGACGGATTCCGCCAGGACAGTATCGAACTATTTCTAGGTAGCTATAGCGTGCGGGAAGGCGAAGGATTGGCTTTCCCTTCGCCACTGGCCAACACCAATACCACCGTGGATTGGCGGAAACGAACG ATTTTGGCCACGGTGCTATTCGAAATAGCTATGTTTTTCGTGGTGATGCTCTACCCGCAGGAGTACACCTTTAAAACGGGTGTTCTACTGATGGTATGGGGCATGATGGTTGGCTTGACCAAGCGGTTCTGCGTGAAGCATCGGAACGACTTTGTTGATTTGCCAAAGTTGCTGCCAAAAAAGTAA
- the LOC128728655 gene encoding uncharacterized protein LOC128728655 — MKVFLVLCALTVCTSATFDKLFKKKDFDLGGLFDGLFESEKSHPPPRPVYGPPPRPVYGPPPVHHAPPPPPVYGPPPPSYGPPPVHHAPPPPPPPRPVYGPPAHGPPPPPPPPPRPVYGPPPVHHAPPPPPPPVSYAPPPPVYAPPPPQVSYSPPAPVFQSAPPPPPPPPPPPPRPVYSAPPPVYNAPPPPPPPPPRPVYGPPPVHHAPPPPPPPPPRPVYGPPAPVFQAPAPAPVYQAPAPVFQSAPVFSAPAPQPVFSAPAPQPVYSAPAPQPVYSAPAPPPVYSAPAPAPVFQSAPPPPPPPPPPPVYSAPVPRPEPIQLLPLQNNPVSFSGASSASVASGSVTDEGYHYGVGHGTGH, encoded by the exons ATGAAG GTCTTTTTAGTACTGTGTGCACTCACGGTGTGCACATCAGCCACTTTCGACAAGTTGTTCAAGAAAAAGGACTTCGACCTCGGAGGACTCTTTGACGGTCTGTTCGAGTCCGAGAAGTCCCACCCACCGCCTCGCCCCGTCTACGGTCCACCCCCGCGGCCCGTTTACGGTCCACCTCCGGTTCACCACGCTCCACCACCCCCGCCCGTCTACGGTCCTCCACCTCCATCGTACGGACCTCCTCCAGTACACCAcgcgccaccgccaccaccaccaccacgtccCGTGTACGGTCCTCCGGCTCATggacctccaccaccaccaccaccgccgccacgtCCGGTCTATGGACCTCCGCCAGTGCACCATGCGCCGCccccaccacctccaccagtGAGCTACGCCCCTCCTCCGCCAGTATACGCACCTCCTCCGCCTCAGGTGAGCTACTCGCCCCCTGCACCAGTCTTCCAGTCGGCTcctccaccgccgccaccaccaccaccaccgccaccacgtCCGGTGTACAGTGCCCCACCTCCGGTATATAACgcacctccgccaccaccaccaccgccaccacgtCCGGTGTATGGACCTCCGCCAGtacaccatgcgcctccaccaccgccaccaccaccaccacgtccAGTGTACGGCCCTCCGGCCCCAGTGTTCCAGGCCCCAGCTCCTGCTCCAGTCTATCAGGCTCCTGCTCCTGTATTCCAGTCGGCTCCGGTGTTCAGCGCCCCTGCACCTCAGCCTGTGTTCAGCGCCCCTGCACCTCAGCCTGTGTACAGTGCTCCTGCACCTCAGCCTGTTTATAGTGCTCCTGCACCTCCACCGGTGTACAGcgctcctgctcctgctcctgTATTCCAGTCAgcacctccgccaccaccaccgccgccaccaccaccggtctACAGTGCGCCAGTGCCACGTCCCGAGCCGATTCAGCTGCTACCCCTGCAGAACAACCCGGTCAGCTTCTCGGGCGCCAGTTCGGCCTCGGTTGCCTCTGGATCGGTCACCGATGAGGGTTACCATTACGGCGTTGGTCACGGCACCGGCCACTAG
- the LOC128728960 gene encoding uncharacterized protein LOC128728960 has translation MALLHKKSSDIPKDAVRLSEEEAIQYFLKLVHRWDNKSDVWPMIYTPGILGACTVVSGFYINHYYRRVLKLGNYGRLSSYLPAVALPAIMATMFHSVFVVPDLILNQQSCPVCLQTRAAAFQGGFSVAYPMLLVPLSSFMFATRHFTYRLPSITEKPRDVLKLYKKLSGPIMLPITFLLAFNVGLSMFLTGKEFQTVYKINLKLLEFERRLEDENVLSTES, from the exons ATGGCTCTGTTACATAAAAAGTCCTCGGATATTCCAAAGGATGCAGTGAGGTTAAGCGAGGAAGAAGCAATACAATACTTCTTGAAGTTGGTACATCGTTGGGATAACAAATCGGATGTTTGGCCCATGATCTATACCCCCGGCATTCTTGGTGCCTGCACAGTGGTCTCGGGATTTTACATTAACCACTATTATAGGCGTGTGTTGAAGCTTGGAAATTATGGGCGACTTTCCAGCTATTTACCTGCTGTTGCTTTACCGGCTATAATGGCCACCATGTTTCATTCTGTGTTTGTGGTGCCGGACTTGATACTGAACCAGCAATCTTGCCCCGTTTGTCTACAAACTCGCGCTGCTGCATTTCAGGGTGGTTTTTCTGTAGCGTATCCTATGCTGTTGGTCCCACTGTCTTCGTTTATG TTCGCTACGCGCCACTTCACTTATCGCCTCCCATCTATCACCGAGAAACCCCGGGATGTATTGAAGTTGTACAAGAAACTTTCTGGACCAATTATGCTGCCAATCACGTTTTTGTTAGCATTTAATGTTGGGCTAAGCATGTTCCTGACAGGTAAAGAATTTCAAACGGTTTATAAAATTAATCTAAAACTACTGGAGTTTGAGCGTCGGTTGGAAGACGAAAATGTACTATCAACTGAGTCGTAA